The sequence below is a genomic window from Chitinophagaceae bacterium.
ATGGAAACAATCTCCATGTTGTCGTGTGGATGTTTTCCAAAACCCATGCCGCCGGTTACGCTATCATCGTTCAGCACGCGCAAGGCGCCAAAGTGAACTCTTTCCGGATTGTGATAACCCGCAAAACTGAAACTGTGGTGGGAATCGAGCCAGCCATGATTAGCGTGACCACGGCTATCGGCTTTGTGAAAAATGGTTACTGACATATTCGATCTTTTTTGCTGCTGGAAAATTCCAACGAGGCAAAGATCAGCCAGTTAATTTTAATGGCCTTGTAAAAAACATCGACTTACAGGTACATTTTACGGATTTCATTTCTGAAAGTGGTGTAATCAGTAGCGGTGCAATTCCTGAAAAATTTGCTGAAATGAGAAGGATCATCGAAGCCTAATTGAAAGGACGTTTCCTTCATTGAATAATCTGAATAAGTGGCCAGCCGCTTAGCTTCTAAAATGATGCGGTTTTGAATCAGGTCTTTGATGGACTGACCGGTTTCTTCTTTAATCACTTCATTAAGATAATTGGCGGAAAGGTGCAATGCTTTTGCATAGTCACTTACTTTATGCTGTCGTGCATAGTTTTTTTCCAACAGGTTCTTGAATTCCTTAACTGTCCTTGACCTTGGATTTTGCAATGGCGAATTCAGATCAGCATTTTCTGCTTTTAGGCGCTTGCAGGCAATTAAAAATAATTTGAGCCAGGCAGCAATGGATTCCTGTTTCAGGTATTGATCATTTGCAAATTCTTTGAAGATGTGATCTGCGTAGCTTTTCATTTCAGGAATTTGCGAGCTTTTTAAACGGATTGGCTTGATTTCATCGCAGGCAAAAAACAATTCCAGTCCAGATAAAAACTGTTGCGGAATACCATTGGCTTCGAGAAAATCATTGGTGAAAAGAAATACCCTTCCTTTTGGTTTCCCCTTCAACAGAAGGTGATGCACTTGTTCGGGCCCGATGAAAAAAATGGTTTGACTGCTTACAGCATACGACTTGAAATCAATCTGATGTGTACCGGTTGCTTTTTCGATCCAGATGATGGTGTAATACTGATGGCGATGCGGAAATTGAAGCAGATTATTTTCTTCCGCTTCTACCTTCTGCATGGTTTTACATAAAAAATTTACCGGCTTGCCATTATGCAATAAAGCGAGTTGTGGAATTTTTTCGGGAGAGACTTTCATAATCGTGATAAAGTGCTCATGCTTACGGAATGATAACATTACCGTTTTGGCGAATGATCAGGCGGAGAGAGAGGGATTCGAACCCTCGTACCGACAAGTCGGTAAACGGTTTTCGAGACCGTCCCATTCAACCACTCTGGCATCTCTCCGGGGGCGAAAGT
It includes:
- a CDS encoding helix-turn-helix domain-containing protein; its protein translation is MQKVEAEENNLLQFPHRHQYYTIIWIEKATGTHQIDFKSYAVSSQTIFFIGPEQVHHLLLKGKPKGRVFLFTNDFLEANGIPQQFLSGLELFFACDEIKPIRLKSSQIPEMKSYADHIFKEFANDQYLKQESIAAWLKLFLIACKRLKAENADLNSPLQNPRSRTVKEFKNLLEKNYARQHKVSDYAKALHLSANYLNEVIKEETGQSIKDLIQNRIILEAKRLATYSDYSMKETSFQLGFDDPSHFSKFFRNCTATDYTTFRNEIRKMYL